The genomic stretch TGTAGCCTGGGTCGCGCTCGCTCACCAGGCTGCTACCATAGACCGCGATGCGCGGCGCCATGCGTCCTCCGATCGGCAGCGAGTCGAGGCGGGATTCTCGCACGATCGCGGTTCACGGGGCCACCGTTTGAGCGCGCCGGTGCGGGTGCTCGCCGACGCTCGAAGACTCGGCGAAGGCCAGGGCCTGCGGTTCGCGATCGTCATCGAAGGTGTCGACTACCCGGCGTTCGCGGTGCGCTACCGCGGCGCGGTCCACGGCTACCTCAACGTCTGCCGCCACCAGTCGCTCGAGCTCGACTTCGGCGACGCCCACTTCTTCGACGACGACTACGATGCCTTGGTGTGCTGCCACCACGGGGCGCGCTACCGGCCCGAGACCGGGGAATGCGTGGTGGGACCCTGTGCCGGCGCCCGGCTCACCGCGCTCCGCTTCGAGGAGAAGGACGGCGGCCTATGGTGCCTTGGCCTCGCCACCCGCGCGCACTGATTTGCCCTTGGCGCGCCGCACCCAGGCCATGCCGTCGGGCTCGTTGCCCGGGGCGAACGCCTTCAGCACCTTGCGGTCCGCGATCGACAGCAGCGTGACCTGATCGTCGTTGGTGTTGGCGACGAACGCGCGCCGTCCGTCGGGCGTCATCTGGATGCCGACCGGCACGGCGCCCACTTCCACCGTGGCGAGCAGGCGCCGCTCACGCACGTCGAAGACCGTCACGGTGTTGCTGCGGGCGTTGGAGATCCACGCCTCGCGGCCACTGGGCGTGAACTTGACGCGGATCGGCATCTGGCCTCCGCTCTCGAAGCGAGTGACGATCGAGTCGTCGGCGGTGGCGATCACCGCGACCGTATGGGCGCCGCGGTTCGTCACCCACACCTCGCGGCCGTCGGGCGTGACGTCGATGCCTTCGGCGCCTTCGCCCGTGGCGAGACTGCGCACCCGGTCGGTGGCCCGCTCGATCACGGTGACGCTGCCGGAGCGGATGTTGGCGATGTAGAGCTTCTTCTCGTCGGGCGTCGGCACCAGCATGTGGCTGACGTCCTGCTCCGTCTTCCAGGCCTTGCGGATCGCGCCGGTCGCGGCGTCGAGCTCCAGCACGGCCTGCGCCCCCTCGCACGTGGCCCATAGCAGCTGGCCGTCCTTGCTGACCCACAAGCCATGCGGTTTGGTATAGGCGCCGAGGTCGAAGGTATCGCGCACGGCGCGGCGATCGAGGTCGATGACGCTGATCGTGTTGCCCGGGTGATCCTGGCGCTGGCCTTCGCGGAACACCGCGAACATGCCGTAGTTGGCGACGTACGCGGTTCGACCGTCCGGCGACACCGCGACTTCGTGCGGCCCCTGGCCGGTCGGGATCTTCGCGAGGGTCGCGAGCGTCTCGGGATCGATGAGCACGGCCTGGTGATCGGACTTGTTGAGCACCACCAGCAGGTCGGCGGCCGCCACGCCGGCATCGACGGCGGCGAGCATCAGGAGCATGGTCCCAGCCTTTCTCATCGCCTCGAAGGGGCGTTGCGGTTGTCGAGGATCCCCGGATCGGCGGTGTCGAGATAACCGACCAGGCGACTATTACGCCGCACCGCGTCGCTCAGATCCGCGGCGCCGCGGTCGAGCACGATCGCGCGCGCGAGCCCCGCGGACAGCGCGAGCGGGTGGCCTCGGCGCCGGCGATGACGAGGCACCAGCGCGTAAGCGAAGCCGCCTTGCTCACGCGGGGCGCGAGCGAAAGCGCCGAGCGCCTCGCGCATCGTCATCGCCAGCGCCTGCACGGTGCGCGACTGGATTTGCGGATGATCCACCGGAAGCACCAGGATGGACTCGGGCCGAAAGCGCAGCGCGGCCTTGAGCCCCGCTCGCACCGAGCCCAGCATGCCCGCACGCCACGCGCGGTTGACCACGAAGCGCGCCTCGAGACCTCGCGCACCATGGCGGCGCGCCGCGGCCAGATCGCGGCGCATCTCCTTGCTTGCGACCAGGCGCTCGAACTCGGACTCGATCGCGGCGCGGATCGCCGGCGCCCGCGCCCCGAGCACGATGACCACGGCGTCACAGGCGCTCCAGAGGTGATGAAGCCCGCGAGCGGTGAACGAACGCCCGCGACTCCGCACCAGGGCCTTGTCGCGACCCATGCGGGTCGAGCTGCCGGCCGCCAGCAGGACACCCACGATCATGCCTGCAGGATACATCGAACGGCGCCGGGACCGTGTGCCGATCAGCCCGGCCGCGTGGCGGAGAGGTTCAGCCGCACGTAATCGAGGGACCAGGGCGGGGAATCGTTCTCACCCGCCGCCGTCATGGCGTCGAGATAGCGCTCGCCCAGCTCGGGCGGCAACACCTCGACATAGGACGCGCAGACCACGGACGCCAGGAACGCGCGGTACGTCGGCGCGTCCGGCAGCACCGGGGTCACCCCTTCGAGGTGGGTCTTCACGTTCACGAAGCCCGCCGCCCGCAGACGGACGGCGGCTCCTTCGGGTCCCTCGAAGAGCCACGGCTCCCGCCATCGCGCGAAGTGCTCCGCATAGGGCTCCCGCGACAGGATCTCCGCGCAGCGCTCGCGGATCCGCAACACGTTCGCGCCTCCTCCACACTGCGCGTGGAGCCGGCCACCAGGGCGGAGCACGTCGTGGAGGCGGCGGAACAGCCGGTCGTGATCGAGCACCCAATGGAATACCGCGGTGCTGAACACCGCATCCACCGAGGTGTCGAGCTCGAAGGTCAGCAGATCGGAATGGATGAAACGGACGCGATCGGCGAACGCCGGCGTCAGGTATTCGCGAGCAGCCTCGATCATGTTCCGCGATGCGTCGAGCGCGATCACTCGCCCCCGCGGCAGCCGCTCGAGCAGACGCTCGGTGACCCGGCCGCTCCCGCAGCCGGCGTCGAGGACCGTCTCGTCGCCCGTGAGATCCAGCGATGACAGCCGCCGCACCGCCCACTCGTACTGGGGCTGCGCGAGATGGTGGTAGGCCGTCGCATCCCATTCCCGGGGCGTGCTGGTCGTCACGGCTCAGCCGGCTCCGTCGGCTCTGCCGCCGCGCCCTTTGCGGCGAGGGGGACGGGCATGCTGGACAGCGAAGGAATCGGCCTTCCGTGCCGCACCGCCACCAGCTGCGCGGCGATGCTCACCGCGATCTCCTCCGGCGTCTGCGCCCCGATGTCGATGCCGAGCGGCGTGTGGAGACGGCCGATCTGCTCGGCGGTATAACCGCGCGCCTTGAGACGCAGCGCGAACTTCCGCTGCTTCGGGATGCTGCCGACCATGCCGAGGAAACGGAGCGGGCGCTCGAGCAGCACCTGGACCAGGCGCTGATCCAGCGCATGATCGTGAGTAACGACGACCGCGAACTCGTCGCCGCGGGTCGACCAGGCGCGCGCGTAGTCCTCGGCCGCGCCGCGATGCACGCGCGCGCTCGGGAAGCGCTCCTCGTTCGCCCACTCGGGGCGGTCGTCCACGACCGTCACGTCGAACCCGCATCCCGCCGCGATCGCGGCCAGCGGCTTGGCGATGTAGCCGGCGCCGAACACCTTGAGCTCGGGCGCCGGCGCAATCAGCTCCAGGAAGACGCTCATCTCGCCGCCGCAGCACATGCCGAGCTCCTGGGTGAGATGGCGTTTGACCAGCGTGGCGGTCTCGCCGGCCAGCAGCGCGCGCGACCGCTCCAGCACCTCGCGCTCGATGGCGCCCCCGCCGATCGTGCCCCAGGTCTCGCCATCGCTCGCGATCAGCATTCGCGCGCCACCCTTTCGGGGCGTGAAGCCGCGGGTCTCGATCACGGTGGCCATCACGAAGCGGCGGCCGGCGCGACGCCACTCGCCCAGCACCTCCCACACGTCGAACCGCGGCTCAGCCATGGCGCGCCTCGCCGGTCGCCTCGGCCATCGCCCGCTTCACGAACACCGGCACCATCTCGTGACGCCAATCGGCGTCGTACGGCACGCTGGTCTGCGGACGGCATTGTTTATAGGCGGCCTGAGCGATCGCCTCGCGACGCTCGGCGTCGAGTGGATGCCCCATCACCAAGGACTCGAGCCCGCCGATCGATCGCGGCTTGGCCGCGAGCGCGCTGACCACGAGGCGCGCGCTCTCGCAGCGGCTGTTGCCGCGCGCCGCGAAGGCCACCGACAGCATCGGGAAATCGATGGCGTTCCGCGGCCGTAGCTTCTGGTACCCGACCTGGAGATCGCGAGATCGCGCGGGCACATGGATGCGCGTGACCATCTCATCGGGTCTGAGCACGTTGTTGTGAATGCCGTCGCCGACGAAGAACTCCTCGACGGGAATGACGCGCGAGCCGGAGCGTCCCGTGATCTCCACCGTGGCCTCGAGCGTGATGAGCACCGGCGCCACGTCCGAAGAGTGCGCCGCGACACAACGTTTGCCCTGGGGGACGACGTGGCAGTGAATGCCGTCCTTCTTGAGGCAGAACCCCAGTGCTTCCCTCCAGAAATGCGTCTGGTTGTAGTACGTGCAGCGCGTGTCGAGGCACAGGTTGCCGCCCACCGTGCCCATCGCGCGGAGCTGCGGCCCGGCCACGAGCCCCGCGGCCTTGGCCAGCGAGGAGTGGTGCCGCCGCACGAACGGATGCTCGCTCAGCTCGGCGAGTGTGACTCGCGGCCCGAGATCGAGCCCTTCCGGAGTCTCGCGCAGGAAGCGCAGCTCCTCGACTCGTCCCAGGTGAACCACACGACGTGGCTCGTGCAGCCGATGCTTGAGATTCGGCACCGCGTCGGTGCCTCCCGCCACCAGCAAGGCTTCGCCTGGCTGATCCGAGAGCAGCGACAGCGCCTCTTCGACCGAGCCTGGCTGGCGCCACTCGAAGCGCGGGAGCGTGAGCATCAGCGTCTCCTCGCCTGCTCGAGCGCCGCGCCGCGGACTTGCCCACGGGCCCGCTCCCACTGCGCGCGCGGATCTCCCTGTCTCAGGAGACTCAGCACGCGAGGCGGATGGAACGGCAGCCGGTCGCAGCGAATGCCGAGCGCGTCGTGGATGGCGTTGGCGATCGCGGGAATGCTGGGGTGGAGCGGACCTTCGCCTGCTTCCTTGGCGCCGTAGGGGCCTTCGGGATCGACCGACTCGACGATCAGCGATTCGAACTCCGGGCAGTCGAGCGATGTCGGGATCCGGTAATCGAGCAGCGAAGGACCGTGATGGAGACCCGGGCCGTGATGCGGCGCCTCGGCCTTGAAGACTTGCTCCTCCATCAGCGCCTCGGCGAAGCCCATGTAGGCGCTGCCCTCCATCTGGCCCTCCACCGCGACCGGGCTCAGCGCGCGGCCACAGTCGTGGGCGATCCAGAGCTTCTTCACCGTCACGAATCCGGTTTCGACGTCGCACTCGACCTCGGCGACGTGCGCCGTGAAGGAATAGGCCGGCGATGCGCCGATCGTGCCGCCGCGGTAGTCGCCGCCGAGCTTGGGGCTCTGGTACCACCCGACCGAGCCGAGCGTGCCGATGCGGGCCTCGGTCTTCTGGAACGCTTCCTTCACGCTCATGGCGTGCTTCTCGGGGTCGCGGACCCAGGCCGCCACGCCGGACGCCAGCGAGATCTCGTGGGGGGCGCATCCCCAGATCCCGGCCAGCGTGGCGCACACTTCAACCCTGAGCTTCCGCGCCGCGTCCATGCAGGCATTGCCGACCATGAAGGTCTCGCGGCTCGAATACGAGCCGAGATCCACCGGGGTGAGGTCGGTGTCGGCCGCGACCACCCGCACATCGCCGAGCTCGAGACCCAGCTCCTCGCACACGATGTAGGCAAGGATGGAATCCGAGCCCTGGCCGATATCCGATGCGCCGCAGAAGACCGTGGCGCGTCCCGAGCGGTCGAGCTTGAGCTGGACGCCGGACTGGGGCATCTCGTTCGGGTAGATGCAGTAGTTGGTGCCGCTGATGTACATGCTGCCCGCGACGCCGACTCCCTGGCCGTAGGGCAGGCGCCGAAACTTGCGCCTCCAGTCCGAGGCCTTCTCGACTTGATCGAGACACTGCATGAAACCATTCGACGTCACGCGCATGCCGTTCACCGTGCGCGTGTGCTCGCCGATGTGATTCCTGCGGCGCAGCTCGATGGGATCCATCGAGATCGCTTCCGCGAGCTTGTCGAGCTGACACTCGAAGGCAAAGCGCGGCTGCACCGACCCGTGGCCGCGCTTGGGCCCGCAGCAGGGCTTGTTGGTGAACACTCGCGTCGAGTCGAAACGGTACGCGGGCATCGAGTACGGCGCCGTCAGGAGCTGCCCCGAGTAATACGTCGTGACGAGACCGAACGACGAATACGCCCCGCCGTCGATCGCGATCTTCGCGTCGATCGCGGTCAGCGTGCCGTCTTTCTTCACTCCACATCGATAGCGAAGCCGCATGGGGTGCCGCCCGCGATGCGCGTAGAACACTTCCTCCCGGGTGTACAAGATCTTCACCGGACGCCCTGTGATCATCGACAGCTTCGCGGCGCAGAACTCGAGCGAGAACGGTTCGCTCTTGCCGCCGAAGGCGCCGCCCACCACCGGCTGAATCACCCGGATTCGCTGCGTCGGCAGGCCCAGGACACGCGCCAGGTCGCGATGCAGGTAGTGCGCCACCTGGGTGCTCGACCACAAGGTCAAGAAGCCCGTCGGGTCCATGTGGGCGATCGCGCAATGCGGCTCGATCGGCGTATGGGTCGAGCCTTCGTACCAGTACTCGGCCTCGATCACGGCGTCGCTGTCTTTCAGCCCGTCTTCGACGTCACCGAACTCGAGCAGCACGTGCTTCGAGATGTTGCCTTCCTTGGCCTTCTCGTTGACCTTCCATTCCGGGTGCGCGAGCGCGCTGTCGATGTCGTTGACCGACGGCAGCGGCTCGTACTCCACCCGGATCGCCTCGAGCGCCTCCTCGGCGATCAACTCACTCTCGGCGGCGACGGCGGCGATGGCATCGCCCACGTAGCGGGCCTTCTCCTCGCACAGCGCCTGCTCGTCCTGGGTCCAGGGGATGATCCCGTAGTACTGGGGAAGATCCTTTCCGGTGATCACTGCGTGAACGCCATTCATGCGCAGCGCGCGAGATGCATCGATCGAAACAATGCGTGCGTGGGCGTGCACGCTGCGCAGCAGCTTGCCGTGGAGCATCCGCGGCAGCGTGATGTCGTCGGCGTAGATCGCCTGGCCGGTGACCTTGGCGAGTCCTTCGACCTTGCGGTTGCGCTTGCCGATGGTGCTGAAGGTGCCATGCGGTGGACCGGAGCGTCCCGCTGGCCACGACGGCGGCGTGAGCCGCTCCTCGCCCGGCATCAGCCGGCCCGCCGGGATCTCCTTGGAACCGGGATCGCGGGACCGGCGGCTCATGCGCGGCCCCTCTGGCGCAGCGTCTCGGCGGCGCGCTCGACCGCTTCGAAGATCTTCGTATAGCCGGTGCATCGGCAGAGATTTCCCGAGAGGGCCTGGGCGATCTCCTGCCTGGTCGGGTTCGGGTTCTTGCGAAGCAGCGCCCAGGCACTCATGAGAATTCCCGGGGTGCAGAACCCGCACTGGGCCGCGCCGGTCAAATCGAAGGCGTCCTGGAGTGGATGCGGCTGTCCGCGCTCGGCCACCCCCTCGATCGTGGTGATGGCAGGACCATCATGGTAGGCGAGCGCCAGCGAGATGCAGGCCAGGATCGCCTCGCCCTCGACCTCCACGGTGCAGGCGCCGCAATCGCCCTTGTCGCACCCCTGCTTGGACCCGGTCAGCCCCAGCCCGTAGCGCAGGGCCTCGAGCAGCGTGGTGTTCGGGGTCACGGCGCAATCGCGCTCTTCCCCGTTCACGCGCAAGCGGCAGACGACGGTCTCCGAGGCGTTCAGAAGCTCTTCCTTTCGACAGGCCTCATCCCAGTCTCACCACGACAGGCTTCTTCGGACTCCGATGGCCTGAGCAGAATACACCGAAGTCTCGACTCTGCCCTCGATTGGGGACTATACTCGTCACGTTTGTCCGTGGGGGGCGGCCGTGTTCCGCCCATGCGACTCAGAACCGGCGCCGCCGCCTTCCCGTCGCGCGCCTTCCGACAAGGACTTCGACCTCCTCATGGAACTCAAGACCCTCGACGAGATTCGCCACGCCAACGCCGCCCTCGCTTCGGGCAACACCGACGCGCTCGACCGCCTGGTCTGGACCGGCGTGTTCGGAGCCTCCGAGCTGCGCGACGCGGCGCGCGCCGCCGTGCTCGACCAGGCCCGCGCGGCCGGTCTCTACCCCGCCTCGATCCACGGGCTCTACGTCGCCCGCGGCCGCGGCGAGGCGCCCGCCAACTTCACGGTGCCCGCCATCAACATCCGCGGCATGGCCTACGACACCGCTCGCGCGCTGTTCCGCGCCCGCAAGAAGCTCGACGCCGGCGCCGTGATCTGCGAGATCGCCCGCTCCGAGATCAGCTACACCGACCAGCGGCCTTCCGAGTACACGTTCGCGGTCATGGCCGCCGCTCTGCGCGAAGGCTGGCGCGGCCCATTGTTCCTCCAGGGCGATCACTTCCAGGTCAATGCCAAGAAGTACGCCTCCGATCCGAAGGCCGAGGTCGAGGCCGTCAAGACGCTGACCGCCGAGGCTCTCCAGGCCGGCTTCTATAACATCGACGTCGACACTTCTACCTTGGTCGATCTATCCCGCGAAGGCCATGAAGCCCAGCAGCAGCTGAACGGCGACGTGTGCGCGGATCTCACAGCCTTCATCCGCGAGCACGAGCCGCGAGGCGTCACCGTGTCGGTCGGCGGCGAGATCGGCGAAGTCGGCGGCAAGAACTCGACGCCCGAGGAGTTCGAGGCCTTCATGAAGGTCTTCGGCACGGCGCTCGAGCGCCGGCGGCCGGGCGCTCCGGGCATCAGCAAGATCTCGATTCAGACCGGCACGTCCCACGGCGGTGTGCCGCTGCCCGACGGCAAGATCGCCCAGGTCAAAGTCGACTTCGAGGCGCTGGAGAAGATCTCGAAGCTCGCTCGCGAGCGCTACGGACTCGGTGGCGCGGTGCAGCACGGAGCCTCCACGCTCCCAGCCGAGCTGTTCGATCGCTTCCCGAAGCTCGGCACCATCGAGATCCATCTCGCCACCGAGTTCCAGAGCATGATCTTCGACCACTCGGCGTTCCCGGCGGACTTGAAGCGCGAGATCTACGAGAAGCTGCGCACCCTCGCCGCCGACGAGCGCAAGTCGTCGGACACCGACGAGCAATTCTTCTACAAGACACGCAAG from Candidatus Eisenbacteria bacterium encodes the following:
- a CDS encoding Rieske 2Fe-2S domain-containing protein, which codes for MSAPVRVLADARRLGEGQGLRFAIVIEGVDYPAFAVRYRGAVHGYLNVCRHQSLELDFGDAHFFDDDYDALVCCHHGARYRPETGECVVGPCAGARLTALRFEEKDGGLWCLGLATRAH
- a CDS encoding beta-propeller fold lactonase family protein, whose protein sequence is MRKAGTMLLMLAAVDAGVAAADLLVVLNKSDHQAVLIDPETLATLAKIPTGQGPHEVAVSPDGRTAYVANYGMFAVFREGQRQDHPGNTISVIDLDRRAVRDTFDLGAYTKPHGLWVSKDGQLLWATCEGAQAVLELDAATGAIRKAWKTEQDVSHMLVPTPDEKKLYIANIRSGSVTVIERATDRVRSLATGEGAEGIDVTPDGREVWVTNRGAHTVAVIATADDSIVTRFESGGQMPIRVKFTPSGREAWISNARSNTVTVFDVRERRLLATVEVGAVPVGIQMTPDGRRAFVANTNDDQVTLLSIADRKVLKAFAPGNEPDGMAWVRRAKGKSVRAGGEAKAP
- a CDS encoding NTP transferase domain-containing protein — translated: MIVGVLLAAGSSTRMGRDKALVRSRGRSFTARGLHHLWSACDAVVIVLGARAPAIRAAIESEFERLVASKEMRRDLAAARRHGARGLEARFVVNRAWRAGMLGSVRAGLKAALRFRPESILVLPVDHPQIQSRTVQALAMTMREALGAFARAPREQGGFAYALVPRHRRRRGHPLALSAGLARAIVLDRGAADLSDAVRRNSRLVGYLDTADPGILDNRNAPSRR
- a CDS encoding class I SAM-dependent methyltransferase translates to MTTSTPREWDATAYHHLAQPQYEWAVRRLSSLDLTGDETVLDAGCGSGRVTERLLERLPRGRVIALDASRNMIEAAREYLTPAFADRVRFIHSDLLTFELDTSVDAVFSTAVFHWVLDHDRLFRRLHDVLRPGGRLHAQCGGGANVLRIRERCAEILSREPYAEHFARWREPWLFEGPEGAAVRLRAAGFVNVKTHLEGVTPVLPDAPTYRAFLASVVCASYVEVLPPELGERYLDAMTAAGENDSPPWSLDYVRLNLSATRPG
- the xdhC gene encoding xanthine dehydrogenase accessory protein XdhC, translating into MAEPRFDVWEVLGEWRRAGRRFVMATVIETRGFTPRKGGARMLIASDGETWGTIGGGAIEREVLERSRALLAGETATLVKRHLTQELGMCCGGEMSVFLELIAPAPELKVFGAGYIAKPLAAIAAGCGFDVTVVDDRPEWANEERFPSARVHRGAAEDYARAWSTRGDEFAVVVTHDHALDQRLVQVLLERPLRFLGMVGSIPKQRKFALRLKARGYTAEQIGRLHTPLGIDIGAQTPEEIAVSIAAQLVAVRHGRPIPSLSSMPVPLAAKGAAAEPTEPAEP
- a CDS encoding FAD binding domain-containing protein, encoding MLTLPRFEWRQPGSVEEALSLLSDQPGEALLVAGGTDAVPNLKHRLHEPRRVVHLGRVEELRFLRETPEGLDLGPRVTLAELSEHPFVRRHHSSLAKAAGLVAGPQLRAMGTVGGNLCLDTRCTYYNQTHFWREALGFCLKKDGIHCHVVPQGKRCVAAHSSDVAPVLITLEATVEITGRSGSRVIPVEEFFVGDGIHNNVLRPDEMVTRIHVPARSRDLQVGYQKLRPRNAIDFPMLSVAFAARGNSRCESARLVVSALAAKPRSIGGLESLVMGHPLDAERREAIAQAAYKQCRPQTSVPYDADWRHEMVPVFVKRAMAEATGEARHG
- a CDS encoding xanthine dehydrogenase family protein molybdopterin-binding subunit; translated protein: MSRRSRDPGSKEIPAGRLMPGEERLTPPSWPAGRSGPPHGTFSTIGKRNRKVEGLAKVTGQAIYADDITLPRMLHGKLLRSVHAHARIVSIDASRALRMNGVHAVITGKDLPQYYGIIPWTQDEQALCEEKARYVGDAIAAVAAESELIAEEALEAIRVEYEPLPSVNDIDSALAHPEWKVNEKAKEGNISKHVLLEFGDVEDGLKDSDAVIEAEYWYEGSTHTPIEPHCAIAHMDPTGFLTLWSSTQVAHYLHRDLARVLGLPTQRIRVIQPVVGGAFGGKSEPFSLEFCAAKLSMITGRPVKILYTREEVFYAHRGRHPMRLRYRCGVKKDGTLTAIDAKIAIDGGAYSSFGLVTTYYSGQLLTAPYSMPAYRFDSTRVFTNKPCCGPKRGHGSVQPRFAFECQLDKLAEAISMDPIELRRRNHIGEHTRTVNGMRVTSNGFMQCLDQVEKASDWRRKFRRLPYGQGVGVAGSMYISGTNYCIYPNEMPQSGVQLKLDRSGRATVFCGASDIGQGSDSILAYIVCEELGLELGDVRVVAADTDLTPVDLGSYSSRETFMVGNACMDAARKLRVEVCATLAGIWGCAPHEISLASGVAAWVRDPEKHAMSVKEAFQKTEARIGTLGSVGWYQSPKLGGDYRGGTIGASPAYSFTAHVAEVECDVETGFVTVKKLWIAHDCGRALSPVAVEGQMEGSAYMGFAEALMEEQVFKAEAPHHGPGLHHGPSLLDYRIPTSLDCPEFESLIVESVDPEGPYGAKEAGEGPLHPSIPAIANAIHDALGIRCDRLPFHPPRVLSLLRQGDPRAQWERARGQVRGAALEQARRR
- a CDS encoding (2Fe-2S)-binding protein, with translation MRVNGEERDCAVTPNTTLLEALRYGLGLTGSKQGCDKGDCGACTVEVEGEAILACISLALAYHDGPAITTIEGVAERGQPHPLQDAFDLTGAAQCGFCTPGILMSAWALLRKNPNPTRQEIAQALSGNLCRCTGYTKIFEAVERAAETLRQRGRA
- a CDS encoding class II fructose-bisphosphate aldolase — its product is MELKTLDEIRHANAALASGNTDALDRLVWTGVFGASELRDAARAAVLDQARAAGLYPASIHGLYVARGRGEAPANFTVPAINIRGMAYDTARALFRARKKLDAGAVICEIARSEISYTDQRPSEYTFAVMAAALREGWRGPLFLQGDHFQVNAKKYASDPKAEVEAVKTLTAEALQAGFYNIDVDTSTLVDLSREGHEAQQQLNGDVCADLTAFIREHEPRGVTVSVGGEIGEVGGKNSTPEEFEAFMKVFGTALERRRPGAPGISKISIQTGTSHGGVPLPDGKIAQVKVDFEALEKISKLARERYGLGGAVQHGASTLPAELFDRFPKLGTIEIHLATEFQSMIFDHSAFPADLKREIYEKLRTLAADERKSSDTDEQFFYKTRKKALGPFKRAMWNLPPAIRAEIGSALEAKFTFLLDKLGTHGTRALTEKHAPFVPGSFPTLAATVAASKGPEDVSGLAD